The sequence CTCAGATCCACGGATTATATTTTCCGTTACAATGGAAATGAACTGGCTGTCATTCTTACCACAATGGCGGCAGAGACCGAACCGCTTATCGTAGCCCGGAAACTGATGAATGTGGTGACCATACCCTATAGAAAAGAAGAAACCAATATATCCTTGTCCTGTACCATGGGGATTGCCATCTTTCCCGAAGACGGTCAGGACTGCAGCAGCCTGATAACCAGTGCGTCCAAGGCTTTGGCCTCGGCCCTGCATGAAGAAAAAGACTTCCGTCTCTTTGACAACAACATCCATAAAATTGCCGAATCAAGGCTTAAGCTTGAGAATGATCTGAACAGAGCCTTTGATCTGAATCAATTTGAACTCTACTACCAGCCCATTGTTGATGAGAATGAGATAATCAAAGGCTGTGAGACACTGATCCGCTGGAATCATCCCGAAAGAGGCATGGTCCCCCCCTCCCTGTTCATTCCCGTATCGGAACAGACAGGTCTTATCTCTGCTATATCTAAATGGGTCCTCTTTCAAACAGCCCATCAGATCAAATCCTGGAGTGAGAATTACAGAATCTATACTTCCGTCAACCTGACAGCTCGGGAGTATGCCGATGAGAACCTTCCTTCCATACTGGCGGCAGCCCTGAGGCAGGCCGGGAATCTGTCTCCCGACTTCCTTCACCTTGAAATCACAGAATCAGAAACAATGCAGCGCCCCGAAGATACCATTCAGAAGATGCAGATGATAAGGGACATGGGGTTTGAGATATTTATGGATGATTTTGGAACCGGCCATTCCAGCCTCAGCTATCTGAAAGATCTCCCTGCGGATACTCTGAAACTGGATAAATCCTTTATTGATAACATAGCCAACGATCAGGATAGTCGGGATTTCCTGGAACTGATCACTCACATGGCCGGAAACAGGCATAAATCACTTATAATTGAAGGTGTCGAAACAAGAGAGCAGTTTAAAATTCTTCTAAAAGCCGGTTGCACACGCTTTCAGGGGTATTTATTTTCCCCCCCCCTTCCTCCGGTCCAGTTTGAAGAGTTAGTGAAACGGAACCTCACAAAGATGTAACCGTTACATATCCAAAAAGACTGATAATCCCAACTATTATATGATAGTGTTTATGTATGATTATAAAATGTGCCTGGTGCGGCCTTGTCATTGACGATTCTGACACCGGTCCCGTCTCTCATGGGATCTGCCCCTCCTGTAAAAAGCAATTGCTCAGTGAAAAAGAAGAGAGTGAGAAAGATGAAAAAAAGATCCCCTTGGAAAGTACAGCAAAAGAACAAAGCATCAGGGTGAGAATATAAATTAAGAAAAGATCCTCCCAAAGGAGTGGTTTATACTATAATGATATCAGTTATGAAAACCAGATTCATCCTTCTTTTCCTTATTTTTATATCTTTCCATTCTCTGTACAGCCAGAATTCCCAGGGATCACCAGCCAAAGAGGTACGGATAGGGCTTTTCCGCTTCGATCCCATTAATTTCATAGATGACTCGGGCCTTCCATCCGGCTTATACCCCGCCCTGATACAAGAAATTGCTCATAAATCCCATTGGAAGGTCCGTTATGTGGAAGGATCCTTCAATGAAGGTCTGGAACGGCTGCAAAATGAAGAAATAGATCTGATGATCTCCGTCGCCTGGTCTGAGGGTCGTTCGGAAATCATGGATTACAACCAGGAGTCTGTGGTGGAACTCTGGGGACAGGTCTATACGACCCCGGGAAATTATTTAACCAATATCATTGATCTCCAGGGACAAACTGTAGGAGTCATGGAGAGGGATATCACCGGCGCGAATCTGATCAAGACAGCCGCCTTGCTGGGCATCACATTCAAAACCATTGAATACCCGAGCTTTCATGATGTCTTGAGGGCCATTGAAAGGGGGGAAGTACAGGCGGGAACGGCTCCTCAACATTATGGCCTGCGCCACCTTTCTGATTATAATCTGGTGGGAACGAGTATTCTCTTCTCTCCCTTCTCCATCTACTTCGCGACCAAAAAAGGGTTGCATGACGATCTGCTCTATGATATTGACTTCTGCCTCTCCGAATGGAAACAGGAAAAAGATTCGGTTTATTATAATCAGATACGCGATTGGATGTCCCCGGAAGGTCTGGTAAAAAACGTCATTCCCCTGTGGATCAAGCTCCTCCTTGTCATAACATCGTTGCTGATCATCATTGTTTCCTATATCAATCTGCTTTTCGGAAGGAACTTGAAAAGGCGAACCATCAGCATAAGAGAAAAGGAATCCCGGTACAGATCACTCGTGCAGCAGCTTAACAGCATCATCCTCCGGCTCAGTCCGGACGGAAGGGTCCTTTTTGTAAATGACTTCGGACTTTCCCTGCTCCACATAAAAAAAATGGATATCCTCCAGAAAAACATTCTCACCCTTGAACTCCTCCCCGACGGATTGACCCTGGAAAGCCTGAAGCAACCAGAATCTTTGAAACAGCTGGATATGGTCAGAGAGATGAAAATCGGCGGGGAAAGACTTGTCATTCAGTGGTCATTGAACACAATCGGAGACGATGAAGGCAGCCTGCAAGAGATTCTCTGCCTTGGATTTGACATCACAGATCGAGTCAGGATGGAACAGGCACTGAAAGAGAGTGAAGAAAAATTCACCAGTTTTATGAAGAATATCCCGGCCAGTGCCTTTATAATGAATGATAAAGGTGAACATATTTACGCCAATCCTGCGGCTCAAAGTCACTTAAAAAAACAAAAGGAATTTCTCCTGACAGAGATTTCCCAGGATGAACCGAATTTTCTTTCAAAGATAAGAGAGTCCGAAAAAAAATTGTTTACGGGCCAATCCCTTTCAGAAAAGGTTGAATATGAGATCATGGAAAAGAATTCTGAATCAGTCACCCGGATAGAGGCAAATCTTTTCCCTATTGTTCAATCCAACGGGAAAATACTGATTGGAGGAATCGTCTTCGATGTTACCGAAGCCCGTGAGATAGAAGAGCAGCTGAATCAATCACGGAAAATGCAGGCCATTGGAGAACTGGCTGGCGGCATTGCCCATGACTTTAACAACCAGCTCTCGGGCATCATGGGATACGCCGACTTGCTGACTCAGGGCATTACTGATCCAAGACAGGAAGGATATGCCAAAAAACTGCATAATGGTATAGAAAGAGCCTCAGAGGTGACAAAACAGCTGCTGATCTTTAGCAGGAAGGGTAAAAAAGAGACAGTATCCGTCAATATGAACCATCTGATACTGGAATTGATTGACTTCTTGACCCATAGCATTGAAAAACAGATCGCCATCCATTTTACAGAAAGAACTGAAGACTCTATCATTCAGGGAGACCCGAACCTGATACAGAACGCTCTCCTCAATATCTCAATCAATGCCCGGGATGCCATAAAAGGAAAGGGATCTCTTTATTTTTCTACCCACAAGATTGTGGTGGACGACAAGATGGCTGCCCTTCAGGGTTACTCCATAGAAAAAGGGCCTTATCTGGTGGTCTCTGTCGAAGACACAGGATCCGGCATGCCTAAAGAGATCAAGGAAAAGATATTCGAGCCTTTTTTTACCACCAAGGATATGGGACAGGGAACCGGCATGGGACTGGCCATGGTCTACAGTTCCATGAAAGATCATCTCGGCAATGTTACCGTACAGACGACAGAGAACAAAGGGACTGTTTTCAGTCTCTATTTCCCCTGTGCCCCTTCAAAGAACAAGAAAGAAGCTATTGAAAGAATCAGTGAAGAGGTACAAGCTCAATCCCTGCAGATTGCCATTGTGGATGATGAGCAGATGATACGGGAATTCCTGAGCCTGTCTCTGTTGGAAGCGGGTCACAGGGTGGCCCTCTTTGAGGGGGGAAAACAGATTATCAAAGCCTTTAAGGAGAATCATTCCTCCTTTGATCTTGTCATTCTGGATATGATCATGCCTGGAATGAGCGGCCTGGAAACCTATCAGCTTCTAAGCGAAATCCATCCGGAGATCCCCGTCCTTCTCTCGAGCGGATACAGTCCAAAAGAAGAGCTGCAGGCAATTCTGAAGAATACAAATGTCATCTACCTGCAGAAACCCTACAGCATCGGCGAGCTGCACAGCGCCATCTCCTCTCTGATAAACAAAATCAGAAGCGCCGAAGATTCACAGGGGAAAACCCAGGATATATAAGAGAAGCTCTCAGGGCTGAATACTTCGGTTTATCCCTTCTTCCTGAGTGTCAGAAGCCGGGTAATGGACCTGATAAGGGACTCTTCCGAAATAGGTTTAGTGATGACATCACTGATGCCGGCGTCTTCAAAGCGTTCCAGATCTTCCTTATGGGAATAGGCGGTCACCGCAATGACCGGCAGATCCGCATACTGATCCATGCTCCGGATCTCTTTCAAAACTTCAAGTCCGCTTTTTCGCGGAAGCCCCATATCCAACAGCACCAGATCAGGCTGGGAATAAACCAGTTCCTCCAGGGCTTCCACTCCGTTCACCGCCGAAATAACCTCCCATCCTCTGGATTCAAGGATCTTTTCCAGAAGATACAGATTGATGGTATCATCCTCAACCACCAGTATCCGGGGATTGTCCTCCAGGCTTTGAACCTCACCATATGGAGCCTCAGCATCGGGGAATTCTTCTGCCTGTTCCGGCAGAGACACG comes from Oceanispirochaeta sp. and encodes:
- a CDS encoding bifunctional diguanylate cyclase/phosphodiesterase, coding for SLGIILDMELEKARRSRKENKRSLILLSINNYQKICLEHGISTGNMLLENTGIRMKECLRSTDYIFRYNGNELAVILTTMAAETEPLIVARKLMNVVTIPYRKEETNISLSCTMGIAIFPEDGQDCSSLITSASKALASALHEEKDFRLFDNNIHKIAESRLKLENDLNRAFDLNQFELYYQPIVDENEIIKGCETLIRWNHPERGMVPPSLFIPVSEQTGLISAISKWVLFQTAHQIKSWSENYRIYTSVNLTAREYADENLPSILAAALRQAGNLSPDFLHLEITESETMQRPEDTIQKMQMIRDMGFEIFMDDFGTGHSSLSYLKDLPADTLKLDKSFIDNIANDQDSRDFLELITHMAGNRHKSLIIEGVETREQFKILLKAGCTRFQGYLFSPPLPPVQFEELVKRNLTKM
- a CDS encoding response regulator encodes the protein MKTRFILLFLIFISFHSLYSQNSQGSPAKEVRIGLFRFDPINFIDDSGLPSGLYPALIQEIAHKSHWKVRYVEGSFNEGLERLQNEEIDLMISVAWSEGRSEIMDYNQESVVELWGQVYTTPGNYLTNIIDLQGQTVGVMERDITGANLIKTAALLGITFKTIEYPSFHDVLRAIERGEVQAGTAPQHYGLRHLSDYNLVGTSILFSPFSIYFATKKGLHDDLLYDIDFCLSEWKQEKDSVYYNQIRDWMSPEGLVKNVIPLWIKLLLVITSLLIIIVSYINLLFGRNLKRRTISIREKESRYRSLVQQLNSIILRLSPDGRVLFVNDFGLSLLHIKKMDILQKNILTLELLPDGLTLESLKQPESLKQLDMVREMKIGGERLVIQWSLNTIGDDEGSLQEILCLGFDITDRVRMEQALKESEEKFTSFMKNIPASAFIMNDKGEHIYANPAAQSHLKKQKEFLLTEISQDEPNFLSKIRESEKKLFTGQSLSEKVEYEIMEKNSESVTRIEANLFPIVQSNGKILIGGIVFDVTEAREIEEQLNQSRKMQAIGELAGGIAHDFNNQLSGIMGYADLLTQGITDPRQEGYAKKLHNGIERASEVTKQLLIFSRKGKKETVSVNMNHLILELIDFLTHSIEKQIAIHFTERTEDSIIQGDPNLIQNALLNISINARDAIKGKGSLYFSTHKIVVDDKMAALQGYSIEKGPYLVVSVEDTGSGMPKEIKEKIFEPFFTTKDMGQGTGMGLAMVYSSMKDHLGNVTVQTTENKGTVFSLYFPCAPSKNKKEAIERISEEVQAQSLQIAIVDDEQMIREFLSLSLLEAGHRVALFEGGKQIIKAFKENHSSFDLVILDMIMPGMSGLETYQLLSEIHPEIPVLLSSGYSPKEELQAILKNTNVIYLQKPYSIGELHSAISSLINKIRSAEDSQGKTQDI